The sequence tgtatcagcatgttaatacagcggctgttagtgttggggttcaggagatctgggctctctggtttaattcttacctctttcattggcttgtgcagtaagttgtgcactcagctcctctctgcttgcaTTTAAAAGGCCAAAAAACCCCAGGTAACTGaaagcagctaaaaagtggcaactgaagtgagcgttgttgaggtgttgtgagatcctggtgctggcatgctggtgtctgcagcctgcgcttgtgcagggaccatgttcctttctctctgacttgtttctcttggcccttttcctggcagagcacacctgaggatggagctgaagacgcacaagaaggagctgttgactgcgacagcctgagaagagagcagatccagcagactgacagcgaaggagcaagatggctcggggtaagtaaagctggcatggtggccaagcccccagctgattaaagtgtcctcacttcactgcaatcagtgcagctgtggcagtttgagccagagggtcaggaggtgggtagaacttttgtgttatgttgcgatgtttctacattttcttcaggaaccaaggcaataatataagaacttgctttggtgtagtgtccaggttggtagtatagagactttgagtgagatttcccatctctgcctcctgtttttaccaggagaaatattagaaagtatttttgacctgtggTACATTTCCCAGCTGATGGTTGTGTGCAAGAGGTGGGGAGCATTTTGAGCATGTCTGTGTCCCACAAAGATACTTCagaaagaaatgcagctctaactgaaaatttaatagaacccgtgttgaaaggaatacaacagtttttgttcattttgagtgagttgggctttattaccaattcctttaagtactgagaagcttgaaatcttgcttagtagctTCTTCTCGAGGTACCAGtaggtgaaggaacttagatctttcatgctacaagaagtctaataaacctttcttcaacttcttgatgctaagaaagcatccggggtttttgaatggttggccctgttctgagagaatggtcagtttcaaagccaaccatgagattacagcctaagcactggcaacacttgcctgtttaaataagaaatgtctttattgtcctccagtatttgatacagcatttggtgtttggagagcccaaacggacaacattgtttagtaactagagatggactattcctgtgaaaaggtggaatggaatctgtgtttcattgtgcaggctgtgtcggggctctggcttctgtctgagttttgtactttgtctttgtttccactttgtaggctgaaggggaccagttacctgcagaacacactgtcagcccggacgagacgtgcaaaagcagggccctgaaagctggaactttggaaaagctggtggagacacttccgacggcctttgccgataatgacttcacatacatcaacatcttcctctccacgtacagggcctttgcttccaccagcacagtcctggaactgctcctggacaggtgagagccgggacagaatggaaactgagccgtcatttattatacatgacagggggatgttgacagaaaagaatcctgcaaagttcaggatttcagcataaacacaccatgtgtgaatgcacgctgcccacatcccaaatctcattaaagcttaagtgccaggtggggaaagcgtgcgtggtctgaccgctaaggagccaaactgggaccgacacaagaaaaccaatacaacttGTCCCTTaataaaagaccagtgcacggaggatatgtgcaaacccttcatctctgccacagctccccagccacggtggaattgtccagcatgaagcccttgtcttcatgccaatcgtatatgaatatgccaatatctatatgtttatgccagttgtatatggattacgcgctttgggttgctcagtagaggttcctctaaacagccatctcattttttcagatacggaaacctggagatctcgggctctgaagaacatggaaagcagaattcccccggatccagcacagtgctcaggacgtaagtttggttttgcagcgcccagcgagccccagtcagggttcggtgctggagcgggaagtgggcagcagagctgttgtttcctgtgacaattcacagccctgtttgcttcaaggggcttgtgtaaaggccgggtatcagctgtctcataacatccaataatacaacgcagagaaaatctttaatgattttgaatgactgcgctggtttctcaaggtgtaattgaagaagcagcctttagtttcctatgaagtattaataacatttcttgcataaaaagaacaaattaaattctgtgctcacggaAGTGTCCGTACTGccttcacgtgggggatgaatgtctcagtgttcctgttgttatattaggtacagatccatgcgattgcatcaatacctgctgcacacaacccatgtgttctctctgaatttgctcacagtgcgatggcatcgattttacaaaccTGGCTTGACcagtgtgccgacgatttccgagagccaccCGACTACGTGtgcctgcagaaggtgctgagttatctgaagaagaacatgcctggctctgacctggagaagaaggcgcagaacctcctggaggagttccggaaagaagaacgggagaatgatggtaaagtacctttctctgctgtctgtgtgttctcccagcgtgaagcctgacatgtccccttatccagggcacaaagcttcctgtgccgtgagccgaaaattcGTAAGGGCTCACGTGGTATGCGAATGAagactggaatcaacttccagccttagtagggggactaagttcttctgcatgcattattctcacattggctgcgtgtttttcagtccccgttggctctggagcacataacggtaggactggtgtgctgaaaaggcccaggtttagacttagtgctgcggcagccaaggctgctgatcaattctgcacATCCCGTGAGAGGGGCGGACTTGCCGGGAGGGGTGGCCAGAACAGGGGACCCAAAGTGACCAGCTCGGTAGGTTTTCCACGTTGTGCAGCATCTGGAACTGGGAGATCACCAGGGTCTCGCTCTCCTtgtccatggccggcatctgaagaggagcctgcctgccatcctaggcctggttccaggccctgcagccctgaatccagctctggtttactgccgagtccagcccagggcatccgggggcctgtcctgcagctgctggagccacgattggttttgtatattttgcattactttctctcctcatcagtagtactagcaaagcatgttttaactttccaactggtctcgctcccttctcctcctcttcccttgaaacgtggacataagagcatattcagtataatattttgggggtataattgcagtcttgtctctttgcagttcagctgtttttcagactatagaatgcataaatgctgacaagtagattatcaaagttctgcagtgttaataaggagtagttgggggggggttggtaggttttttcttcccaaagaatggttagtgaatgggttaaggcacttctcaggtaagagaccctgaacagctcagttctccctgtttctttttcttctaccttctctttgcccatttaatcttcgggtccttctctttctccctaaaatatgcagcacagtgaggccgttaccccaggcaggtccctttgcatgttctgctcttctatgtagtgattttccaaatatctgctttgattacttgtgttctgtataaattcactgactcgtgttttccccgctggccagacacgttccacagcctttctccctgcaacccggatgaggaagaggaactggagatcagcggcccagaagaattctcattgttccaagaagacccggtggcagaacagctgacatacatggacgcggtgcgtagatcatacgtattacttgaaatgctcggggaaatagtcctgggcttctcattgtttgtttgtctgtttgttttttaacttaagttggttatccaaacttgcttcattgattgggcttttccttcagttcttctgaaggtgtttgtctttttttttacagtgtgaatgtaggctgtgtggcctcttttgcaaagtttaatatttgacccctcagatatagcgtattttgactgtatcttaggccaaCTCACCTGGAGATGTATAAGTATTTGTAACTGTAATGCTccaatttggcttatttgtatcaatctccttcaaaaatatcattatatggaaatctttccccttggtaaagtaagtgatagaaaggtgtctgttattttgctaggacagtttatctgacagttcttttagggcgtcaggcctaaagagttatatcaaagtgtatattttaaactggagagaaaatcaatatttcccttttaataccatattagattcagatgcagtttgtactgtaaccatgcatttcttgctgtgggcagtagcgatccaggctgagttggacacctctgtttccctctagacactcttccagaacgttgtgccccaccactgcctgggctgcatctggtcccgaagggacaagaaggagaacaaacagctggcacagagcatcagagccaccatctcgcagttcaacgccgtcaccaactgcgtgctcagcaccatcctggagagcaaaggattaaagacacagcagcgagcgaagatcttggagaagtggatccgtatcgcacGTGTAAAGCATTTATTCACTACTGTTTagcgttccttgtgcgggtgccgtggagatgggaggggacaggggggttgttggtcagtgatatttttgatgctcagtatttgtagagctgcccgcttagcagggagaatgtgcagcaagcaggacacggggcagacagaagagctctgactattggtgctgctgacgtttaacgctcctgtgtttctaaccgttcctttcacagcaatgtagggtcTTGAACAACTTTtcatctctgaaggccatcgtttccgccttgcagtccacctcggtttatcgcctgaagaagacctgggcctgcgttccaaagtaaggctgtgcagtgtgtcactggatgtgttttggtgcttttatcttttctgtgcccaactgttaacaattgttgagaaaaaaatagtaccctgatctgattcagagtgcttacaaacaacttaaatgatttaatcttttcctgtacagggacacaatgctgatgttcgaggagctttcagaaatcttctctgactctgacaactttgcgatgagcagggagctgctgatgaaggtgggaatgagcttgagttgccaggttatgatctcacccaaagccgagctcagccctgttcctaaccaatgagctcccgtatgtggtgctttggggaagacgggtctgtaaatcccggcttttctgctggggcgagaggtgccgcatagcgagatttgacgcagaggagttacgaatgagcgctttggcttatataccgctctgtgcagacatgaactgctggctgagataccagggtgatgtcgtgaaagcatcatttacaagagtgcTGTTTGGTGAAACAGacaagttgtgttttgtttgcttccacaggagaattctaattagtattattattattattacttctcagtcagttaacccaccattgctctgaccgtttgcagggagtcacgcaaggcacggtaccttacctgggtaccttcctaacagaccttgtcatgctggacacagcccttcaggactatctcgaggtaatttggggcaatttttggaatcctaaatatcctccctcccttgcagacactgtgtctgctcctgcatcttccactgggtgctagtgcagttcctAAAAATGGAGGACTCTATTTAAATAGACCCAGGTACACGAGAGCTGtggtttatcctagagctggaaataggtctttgtagaggcctttggtcagggcagctctggcctttcCCTTGGTGTTGctgcttcatcctgtttgtgattaagtccagccgagcctgtgctcttctcctctgatcccttctctgtccttccaacagggcggcctgatcaattttgagaagcggcgaagggtaagtggaacggtgactgttctgtgatcgttagtgcctgacgctctctgctagagcgttctcttggcgaggcctgttgtctttgctcgggcgtatccaacaggcgctcacgttactcagagggtgaggaaggaacagtccccggcacgctgtgaacctctgccgggctgtgaggggcagcgcgggaagagaaattccttttagatgggggcagcaggggaagaggagctgcagggcactcgctgccacgggatttacgtctggggcacgttccccccgtttggtgttaacgggaacacgttacacgagcgtgttctgtgtgccgggagcgaatcagacctgctggcgtgagacctttgctggccacaagatacagtctgtgaccatcttccttgtgctgcagtaaatagttgtgggtaaaaggtgcagagagcaaagcgggtacctgggaccgagaaatcaaggctgagcgttgccttccagcctgagccttgttggtcatggatcagtaggagcgaaggtgccggggtttcctctgtctgAGGGCAGTCGCGCCTGATCtcggacagaattattttgggcaagtgtgtgtgcaagcggagtgagggaagagcagcgcgttccagtcacacgttgggggcagcgttttgtgttCCCCTGGGCCAAGTGTGAGTGCACAGAGCCGGGGAGGATCAGGCTCTGCTGTCATCACAGGCACCTCTCGTTCTTTCCCTTGCTTAGTGCCTGAGAACCACCTACGTACAGAGCGGGATTCCTCTCTCGGCGCCGCTCTGGCCACGCAGGGGTGACGGGAAGGGTGAGCTGCAGAGTTGCAGCGTTTGAAACAGTGGTTCTCGAAACAGTCACTTCTTCAACTGAAACCGACCCGCGGGTCCaactcagtttgtcctggatctgttgctgcgtgtgtttagtgtattaacgagactggctttatttttctaattagaattcctaatttattatttgttttcttaggagtttgaagtaatcacacagattaagctgttgcagtcctcatgtaacagctattgcatggcacaagatgagaaattcgtgcagtggtttaggaggcagcggcatttaagtgatgaggagaggtagggtctcagcccagctggcgaagcagcttttcttcccccgcaggcaggttcaggttctctcagccttgagctctgcgctgccaggagctgctcccggagagtggaaatacacacgcacagagctgcgctcctccttgtggggatgaaccctctgggacgtgggagtgacccagggcttctcaaatatggccactttgagatatttcactaatggtattgcctgttctgcagtttccgtctgtcacgtgaaatcgaaggagcagctgacaagagcaccgcatcgggtagagctcagaagagcgtggtgaagagattcagcctgtgagtacaacggggagggggtttggtgtgtgaatatgaactggaataaatcaaacaccagctgacaaacctggctggggatccagagcactgcagtgctgtgaggagacaccgtcagctaaaaatatgtatttctgttgtctctttctattggtgtaattagccatgagggttatcgtctaaagacttcagaaataaccctaagctgtcagacaaaggaacaattttagtgcgggattataaattcaattcaaatttgcagcagcaaaacagagcaaataaggatagagtctaatttgctatacacacacaagcaataggccactcgagataggaaaacacaacagcaggtcagattgttgaagcaagtgacagctttgctcagcccagctctgttgtgctttcttttcccccctaggccgttcctgggcttgggggtgagcgcccacagcacccccgtcaacgcgcagcccaaacctgctccaggtgggagctctggggacagcaccgtcaccatcgtccctcccaccgccactgctgaggagcctcagcacaaggtagggcccgggccctgtgttcagcacaaacagtctgtgcgaggctgctgacgctgccggcggccccaggcgcttgcccaagcctgtgggtcttGAACTGgggcgttgctggcagtggaagggagggacctgagctctgggaaaggcgattttggggggagggctcatgtgcatcagcccagcctaattctggggcaggcagagcagctgagcgagtgagaagcaggtgaggtcagagctcgccagccctgtgctttgacctgccaggaactgcccagaccaagccttgtctgggctgggttccgttcccagggagctttgtcctgcagactctgctctcttgacctaaactgccttaactgggttgcctaaGCCctcgttaaggctgttgtgctgaagagtgtcatctttagcttttggatctttgaaattaaatggtaatgaatgtgtttgatctcatctccccccttgctgccatctggtgacaagtgctccaagaagtgccccggctccgtgactcccattccatcaaaagaagtgccgccagtcctgcccctcTACAACCAGCAAAGCGGAGACAGCTgcatcatccgcaccagcgtagaagaggacagaagcggcaacatctacaggagcatcctggtgagtggtgggaacagcaaagcgctgtgactgtgggtggtgttttcaccccaggtgacttgaatggtgcttttagttttggaaacacctattccctgatcaaacctccttgacagggaacatgac comes from Patagioenas fasciata isolate bPatFas1 chromosome 6, bPatFas1.hap1, whole genome shotgun sequence and encodes:
- the LOC139828330 gene encoding ral guanine nucleotide dissociation stimulator-like 1, with the protein product MASILQTWLDQCADDFREPPDYVCLQKTLFQNVVPHHCLGCIWSRRDKKENKQLAQSIRATISQFNAVTNCVLSTILESKGLKTQQRAKILEKWIRIARQCRVLNNFSSLKAIVSALQSTSVYRLKKTWACVPKDTMLMFEELSEIFSDSDNFAMSRELLMKVGMSLSCQVMISPKAELSPGVTQGTVPYLGTFLTDLVMLDTALQDYLEGGLINFEKRRREFEVITQIKLLQSSCNSYCMAQDEKFVQWFRRALAQALPPVLPLYNQQSGDSCIIRTSVEEDRSGNIYRSILLSNQEKAPAVIQRAMEKHNLQSGSAEDYELVQIISADKELAIPPKANVFYAMNTQANFDFVLRRKAAAQEEPALHGL